The proteins below are encoded in one region of Bremerella sp. P1:
- the lptE gene encoding LPS assembly lipoprotein LptE — protein sequence MRHWLIPTRSLSLAAILLVTAALVGCVHYQIGNRSLYRPDIRTVHVPIFTSLTYRRDLGERITEAVIKEIEATTPYKVTDAQSADSVLRGSLVNENKLVQGQNTLDDPRILQENFQIHYEWIDQRGQLIRQPGTLTLAPVLMSETITATGVLYPEPGQSMVTAQQDAIDQFAREVVRHMQIPW from the coding sequence ATGCGACATTGGCTCATACCAACTCGGTCCCTTTCGCTTGCCGCCATCCTGCTGGTGACGGCGGCTCTGGTCGGTTGCGTCCACTACCAGATCGGTAACCGAAGCCTGTATCGTCCGGACATTCGCACGGTACATGTCCCCATATTCACCTCGCTGACTTATCGTCGTGATCTGGGCGAACGCATCACCGAAGCGGTGATCAAAGAAATCGAAGCCACCACTCCGTACAAAGTGACCGATGCTCAATCGGCCGATAGCGTGCTGCGAGGCAGCCTGGTGAACGAGAACAAACTTGTTCAGGGGCAGAATACCCTCGATGATCCCCGCATCCTGCAAGAGAACTTTCAGATCCACTACGAATGGATCGACCAACGAGGCCAACTCATTCGGCAACCGGGCACGCTTACCCTTGCCCCCGTCTTGATGAGCGAGACAATCACCGCGACCGGAGTTCTCTACCCGGAACCTGGCCAATCGATGGTCACCGCACAACAAGATGCGATTGACCAGTTTGCCCGCGAAGTCGTTCGCCACATGCAGATTCCCTGGTAA
- a CDS encoding tetratricopeptide repeat protein translates to MMKTTTIVTLGILSTASAIGCTNFGQRDPVPPPTAFNPAGSEISQVSYEEEGVQRGQSPDAEDASGNSWWDPTGVGAKTLEVTGNTIENKTRAKQLFSQAERLYEQGMAAEGNERSSKLNEAAGLFKRAGVYAPDSTIEEDALMYSGECYFFLDNYPDATKQYDQLVKKYPNSKHLDAVGARRFKLARYWLDRHSKERSWAIQPNLTDEQLPLFDRFGNAIKLFDMIRLDDPTGDLADDATLAAANAHFREANFESADRFYTDLRENFPTSEHQFTAHYLGVVTKLKVYQGPEYDGKPLEEAEKLLIRIKRQFPDKTQENMQVIEKLDFDIRAAQAERLWQKAAFYDRRREYQGAYHYYAQVVDKFPSSNMADAAKERIAEIKGRPGSPTPPGEFLYSWLERKKDLPVPSQTPIENIATRPDDETDTR, encoded by the coding sequence ATGATGAAAACGACCACGATCGTCACCCTCGGCATTTTGTCGACTGCGTCTGCTATCGGCTGTACCAACTTCGGCCAGCGTGATCCGGTCCCACCGCCGACCGCCTTCAACCCGGCTGGCAGCGAGATCTCGCAAGTCAGCTATGAAGAAGAAGGCGTCCAACGCGGTCAGTCTCCTGACGCTGAGGACGCTTCCGGCAACTCGTGGTGGGATCCGACTGGCGTCGGTGCCAAAACCCTAGAGGTCACCGGCAACACAATCGAAAACAAGACGCGTGCCAAGCAGCTGTTTTCCCAGGCCGAACGTCTCTACGAACAAGGCATGGCTGCCGAAGGCAATGAGCGTAGCTCGAAGCTGAACGAGGCCGCGGGCCTCTTCAAGCGTGCCGGAGTTTATGCTCCCGATTCGACCATCGAAGAAGACGCGTTGATGTACTCGGGCGAGTGCTACTTCTTTCTCGACAACTACCCCGACGCAACCAAGCAGTACGACCAATTAGTGAAGAAGTATCCTAACTCGAAGCACCTGGATGCCGTTGGGGCACGACGCTTCAAGCTGGCTCGGTACTGGCTCGATCGCCACTCCAAAGAACGCTCGTGGGCCATTCAGCCAAACTTGACGGACGAACAATTGCCGCTCTTCGACCGGTTTGGCAACGCGATCAAGCTGTTCGATATGATTCGCTTGGATGATCCAACTGGCGATTTGGCTGACGATGCGACGCTGGCCGCCGCCAATGCTCATTTCCGGGAAGCCAACTTTGAATCGGCCGATCGCTTCTACACCGATCTGCGTGAAAACTTCCCGACCAGCGAACACCAATTCACCGCACACTACCTGGGCGTAGTGACCAAGTTGAAGGTCTACCAAGGCCCCGAGTACGATGGCAAGCCATTGGAAGAAGCAGAGAAACTGCTGATCCGCATCAAGCGTCAGTTCCCGGACAAGACGCAAGAGAACATGCAGGTCATCGAGAAGCTCGACTTCGACATTCGTGCTGCTCAAGCCGAGAGATTATGGCAAAAGGCCGCGTTCTACGATCGTCGCCGCGAGTACCAAGGTGCCTACCACTACTACGCACAAGTCGTCGACAAGTTCCCAAGTTCCAATATGGCCGACGCCGCCAAAGAACGGATTGCCGAGATCAAGGGACGCCCTGGTTCCCCGACACCTCCCGGCGAGTTCCTCTACAGCTGGCTGGAACGCAAGAAGGATTTGCCGGTGCCTTCGCAGACGCCGATCGAAAACATCGCCACACGCCCCGATGACGAAACGGATACGCGATAG